One segment of Halococcus saccharolyticus DSM 5350 DNA contains the following:
- a CDS encoding DUF7282 domain-containing protein — protein MTSIRRRSALLLAVLAAAALAMTTGVAGSVPAISADGVALQADDTNATTNASITVANQTRDGRSIAIEAATLPDGGFVLLEAAGPNGSVVGVSLPLSAGTHEGRVTLRGVPGADANVSRLGTNTTLVATLHRDTDGDDRFDGLVAADTDGSYTANGSPVAERVRVTVPPDERPTNATLAFPNQTTNGSTVTVGPVTLPEGGYVGVHRSLYNDSNATESAIGATDYLEPGSYTNVTVPVSSDDSGLNATAQDRSVRLSAAAYSDSDGDREFQYVPSNGSEDEPYTDDGTVNDSGVVTIEAPDTTETPSGNVTTQPTTENGTQQTTPVESTTTAPQPSSTTPTPDTPTPTTTQTTEATEPATSTPDPASGSDHETTAYGGGSDGREGILDNPLFPVLALVFAVFVVLVAVTGQ, from the coding sequence ATGACTTCGATTCGACGACGCAGCGCCCTCCTGCTCGCCGTACTCGCAGCGGCAGCCCTCGCGATGACGACGGGAGTTGCCGGGAGCGTGCCTGCGATTTCGGCCGACGGAGTAGCGTTGCAAGCCGACGATACGAATGCAACGACGAACGCCTCGATCACCGTCGCGAACCAGACGCGTGACGGCCGGTCGATTGCTATCGAAGCCGCTACCCTCCCCGACGGTGGGTTCGTCCTGCTCGAAGCGGCCGGGCCGAACGGTTCGGTCGTCGGGGTGAGCCTGCCGCTCAGTGCTGGCACCCACGAGGGACGGGTGACGCTGCGCGGCGTTCCCGGGGCCGACGCGAACGTGAGCCGTCTCGGCACGAACACGACGCTGGTCGCCACGCTCCACCGCGACACCGACGGCGACGACCGGTTCGACGGGCTGGTTGCGGCTGATACCGACGGGTCGTACACCGCGAACGGATCGCCGGTCGCCGAGCGCGTCCGCGTGACGGTTCCGCCCGATGAACGGCCGACGAACGCGACGCTCGCGTTTCCGAATCAAACCACGAACGGCTCGACCGTCACCGTCGGGCCGGTCACGCTCCCCGAGGGCGGCTACGTCGGGGTGCATCGGAGTCTGTACAACGACTCGAACGCAACCGAGAGTGCGATCGGGGCCACCGACTACCTCGAACCCGGCAGCTACACGAACGTCACCGTCCCGGTCAGTAGCGACGATTCCGGCCTGAACGCCACGGCACAGGATCGGAGCGTGCGTCTCAGCGCGGCCGCCTACAGCGACTCCGATGGTGACCGCGAGTTCCAGTACGTGCCTTCCAACGGGAGCGAGGACGAACCGTACACCGACGATGGGACGGTGAACGACTCGGGCGTCGTCACCATCGAAGCGCCGGACACGACCGAGACGCCATCGGGGAACGTCACCACCCAGCCGACGACCGAGAACGGAACGCAGCAGACGACACCAGTCGAATCCACTACGACCGCCCCACAGCCATCGTCGACCACGCCGACACCGGACACACCGACACCAACCACGACCCAGACGACTGAGGCGACCGAACCAGCCACGTCGACTCCCGATCCTGCGAGCGGATCGGACCACGAGACCACCGCCTACGGCGGCGGGAGCGACGGCCGTGAGGGCATCCTCGACAACCCGCTGTTCCCGGTGCTCGCACTCGTCTTCGCCGTCTTCGTGGTGCTCGTCGCGGTCACCGGGCAGTAA
- a CDS encoding TATA-box-binding protein — MSAQDPKETINIENVVASTGIGQELDLQSVAMDLEGADYDPEQFPGLVYRTQEPKSAALIFRSGKIVCTGAKSTADVHESLEIVFDKLRDLEIRVEDDPEIVVQNIVTSADLQKTLNLNAIAIGLGLENIEYEPEQFPGLVYRLDDPEVVALLFGSGKLVITGGKEPADAEHAVDKITDRLDDLGLLDG, encoded by the coding sequence ATGTCTGCCCAAGACCCCAAGGAGACGATCAACATCGAGAACGTTGTGGCGTCGACGGGTATCGGCCAGGAGCTCGATCTCCAGAGCGTGGCGATGGACCTCGAAGGGGCTGACTACGACCCCGAACAGTTCCCCGGCCTGGTTTATCGAACCCAGGAGCCCAAATCCGCCGCGCTGATCTTCCGGTCGGGCAAGATCGTCTGCACCGGGGCGAAAAGCACCGCCGACGTCCACGAGAGTCTGGAGATCGTCTTCGACAAGCTCCGCGACCTCGAAATCCGTGTCGAGGACGACCCCGAGATCGTGGTCCAGAACATCGTCACGAGCGCCGATCTCCAGAAAACCCTCAATCTGAACGCGATCGCGATCGGCCTCGGTCTCGAGAACATCGAGTACGAACCCGAACAGTTCCCCGGTCTCGTCTACCGGCTCGACGACCCCGAAGTGGTCGCCCTGCTCTTCGGCTCGGGCAAGCTCGTCATCACTGGTGGGAAGGAGCCCGCCGACGCTGAACACGCGGTCGACAAGATCACCGACCGACTCGACGATCTTGGTCTCCTCGACGGATAA
- a CDS encoding sulfurtransferase, translated as MSDYANDVLVSTAWVDERLAAFERDDPSLRLLEVDIDPSNYDAGHVPGATKIDWERDLQDATTFDVPTRTDFERLLGDAAITADSTVVIYGDMMNWFAAYAYWLFVYYGHDDVRLLDGGRDRWRARDLPVTTDVARFTGRSYEVTATNGAVRADRPDVEDAMGRGVPLVDVRTPEEYRGEILAPPGWNEGVQRGGHIPGAVNVPWSQVVDDDGCFKPATELRELYQEAGLDPETEVITYCRIGERSALTWFVLSELLGYDDVRNYYGSWVEWGNTVGASIEKGQRAEMRRE; from the coding sequence ATGAGCGACTACGCGAACGACGTGCTCGTTTCGACCGCGTGGGTGGACGAGCGACTCGCTGCGTTCGAGCGCGACGACCCATCGCTTCGGCTGCTAGAGGTCGACATCGATCCGAGCAACTACGACGCGGGCCACGTGCCGGGAGCGACGAAGATCGACTGGGAGCGCGACCTCCAGGATGCCACGACCTTCGACGTCCCGACGCGGACCGATTTCGAACGACTGCTCGGCGACGCCGCCATCACCGCTGACTCGACGGTCGTCATCTACGGCGACATGATGAACTGGTTCGCCGCCTACGCCTACTGGCTGTTCGTCTACTACGGCCACGACGACGTTCGCCTGCTCGACGGCGGCCGTGATCGCTGGCGGGCGCGTGATCTGCCAGTAACGACCGACGTGGCCCGCTTCACCGGTCGATCGTACGAGGTGACGGCGACGAACGGTGCTGTCAGAGCGGACCGGCCGGACGTCGAGGACGCGATGGGTCGTGGCGTCCCGCTCGTCGACGTTCGCACCCCCGAGGAGTACCGCGGCGAGATCCTCGCTCCGCCAGGCTGGAACGAGGGCGTTCAGCGCGGCGGCCACATCCCGGGGGCGGTGAACGTCCCGTGGAGCCAGGTCGTCGACGACGACGGCTGTTTCAAACCCGCGACGGAGCTCCGAGAGCTGTACCAGGAGGCAGGCCTCGATCCGGAGACCGAGGTCATCACCTACTGTCGGATCGGCGAACGCTCGGCGCTGACGTGGTTCGTCCTCAGCGAACTCCTCGGTTACGACGACGTTCGCAACTACTACGGCTCGTGGGTCGAGTGGGGGAACACGGTCGGCGCGTCGATCGAGAAAGGCCAGCGTGCCGAGATGCGCCGCGAGTAG
- a CDS encoding RidA family protein has translation MNREHVSTGTEWESQVGYSRAVRAGPQIHVSGTTATDENGAIVGVDDPYEQTVHALSNVERALEDADAAIGDVVRTRLYVTDIDDWEAIGAAHREVFGDVRPATSMVEVARLIDPDLLVEVEATAVVDGADGSEHAGEQ, from the coding sequence ATGAACCGCGAGCACGTCTCGACCGGTACCGAGTGGGAATCGCAGGTGGGCTACTCGCGCGCCGTGCGTGCCGGACCCCAGATTCATGTCTCGGGGACGACCGCTACCGACGAGAACGGCGCGATCGTCGGTGTTGATGATCCGTACGAACAGACCGTCCACGCGCTCTCGAACGTCGAGCGTGCGCTCGAAGACGCGGATGCGGCGATCGGGGACGTGGTTCGCACTCGGCTGTACGTCACCGATATCGACGACTGGGAAGCGATCGGTGCAGCTCATCGAGAAGTCTTCGGCGACGTTCGCCCCGCGACCAGCATGGTCGAGGTCGCGCGGCTGATCGATCCCGACCTGCTTGTGGAAGTCGAGGCCACCGCCGTCGTGGACGGGGCTGACGGCTCCGAGCACGCGGGAGAGCAGTAG
- a CDS encoding helix-turn-helix domain-containing protein, giving the protein MREFTFAIDYDAGADPIMDVCIEWPSVVAHSLDGFVTEDRFWRIERISGPERALDRIEDVRFDGTKCGESITERDCEAARYHDVLERSADELVIYTYLEDIAECESVHTLAGKHLPSGLVFETRRQGSRHQWRVLMRSDARVGVLYDEIGARLRDGLSFRMGHLRDADGWQRDSLTTLSMPDEQRTALRAAVEGGYYETPRATTLDDLADELSVPRSTLSYRLRQAETRLARRCVGDATDDRWLRDRETSE; this is encoded by the coding sequence GTGCGGGAGTTCACGTTCGCTATCGACTACGACGCTGGAGCCGACCCCATCATGGACGTCTGTATCGAGTGGCCGTCGGTCGTGGCGCACTCGCTCGACGGCTTCGTGACCGAGGATCGGTTCTGGCGGATCGAACGGATCTCCGGGCCGGAGCGTGCGCTCGATCGGATCGAGGACGTTCGTTTCGACGGGACGAAATGTGGGGAGTCGATCACGGAACGGGACTGTGAGGCGGCCCGGTATCACGACGTGCTCGAACGATCCGCCGACGAGCTCGTGATCTACACGTATCTCGAAGACATCGCGGAGTGCGAGTCGGTTCATACGCTCGCCGGCAAACATCTCCCGTCGGGGCTGGTCTTCGAAACCCGCCGTCAGGGCTCGCGTCACCAGTGGCGGGTGTTGATGCGCTCGGACGCGAGGGTGGGGGTGCTCTACGACGAGATCGGCGCGCGCCTCCGCGATGGGCTCTCCTTTCGGATGGGGCATCTCCGTGACGCCGACGGCTGGCAACGCGACTCGCTCACGACGCTCTCGATGCCGGACGAGCAGCGGACGGCGTTGCGCGCCGCCGTCGAGGGCGGGTACTACGAGACACCACGGGCGACGACCCTCGACGACCTCGCCGACGAGCTCTCGGTGCCGCGGTCGACGCTCTCCTATCGGCTCCGACAGGCCGAAACCCGGCTCGCGCGTCGGTGCGTCGGGGACGCGACCGACGATCGATGGCTCCGAGACCGGGAGACGAGCGAGTGA
- a CDS encoding AAA family ATPase gives MDGPLWTDTHAPALADLPQSSVRESLERAIDEPLNLILHGPPGAGKTAAVRALAEQTHADPDNDLVELNVADVFGRTKKEVSDDPRFSSFITPKRRRNSSKADLIKHVLSESASYAPVAGGYKTVLLDNAEGIREDFQQALRRVMERHHRTTQFVIATRQPSKLIPPIRSRCFSIAMRAPTTDEIVGVLERIVASEDVTHDADGLEYVAASADGDLRRAILGAQTTAEDVGEITMEAAYDALGSVGRDDRIESMITEAADGEFTDARSTLDDLLVDEGMDGGEVLAELLRVARSRSVGPDAAALHRIAGEIDMDLAEGTNDRLHLSHLLAELDR, from the coding sequence ATGGACGGGCCGCTGTGGACCGACACGCACGCGCCGGCGCTCGCCGATCTTCCCCAATCTTCGGTCCGGGAATCGCTGGAGCGCGCGATCGACGAACCGCTGAACCTGATCCTCCACGGACCACCGGGTGCGGGCAAGACCGCCGCGGTGCGCGCGCTCGCCGAGCAAACGCACGCCGATCCCGACAACGATCTCGTGGAACTGAACGTCGCCGATGTCTTCGGCCGGACGAAAAAGGAAGTGAGCGATGACCCCCGATTTTCGTCGTTCATCACGCCGAAGCGCCGGCGCAACTCCTCGAAGGCCGATCTCATCAAACACGTGCTCTCGGAGTCGGCGAGCTACGCGCCGGTGGCTGGCGGATACAAAACAGTGCTCCTCGATAACGCCGAAGGGATCCGTGAGGACTTCCAGCAGGCGCTCCGGCGGGTGATGGAGCGCCACCACCGGACGACGCAGTTCGTCATCGCGACACGCCAGCCCTCGAAACTGATTCCGCCGATCCGCTCGCGGTGCTTTTCGATCGCGATGCGCGCGCCGACCACCGACGAGATCGTGGGCGTCCTCGAACGGATCGTCGCGAGCGAGGATGTGACTCACGACGCGGACGGTCTCGAATATGTCGCTGCCTCCGCCGACGGCGATCTCCGGCGGGCGATTTTGGGGGCACAGACCACCGCCGAGGATGTCGGCGAGATCACGATGGAGGCCGCCTACGACGCGCTCGGTTCCGTTGGCCGCGACGACCGGATCGAGTCGATGATCACCGAGGCCGCCGACGGCGAGTTCACCGACGCCCGGTCGACCCTCGACGACCTGCTCGTCGACGAGGGGATGGACGGCGGCGAGGTCCTCGCCGAACTCCTCCGTGTCGCACGATCACGGTCGGTGGGTCCGGACGCCGCCGCGCTCCACCGAATCGCGGGCGAGATCGATATGGATCTCGCGGAGGGCACCAACGACCGACTTCATCTCTCGCACCTACTCGCCGAACTCGATCGGTAG
- a CDS encoding YeiH family protein, giving the protein MVRRIRRLLPGLLALVAIGLAARTVASVVPSANYLIVTIVIGIVVANTYGVPSWTQPGVGTHTVWLETGIVVMGASVALDRVLAAGPRILLLVVSTVLATLVVVEVLARAVFAIHEETGSLLAAGSSICGVSAVVAIAESIDADETRIAYAAATVLLFDAATLFVYPLVGHALQLSDTVFGIWAGLTMFSTGPVTAAGFAFSEAAGEWALLVKLTRNALIGLAAIGYALHYARRTEGSGAAESVAGGATHLWATFPKFVLGFLGVMLVANLGLLGDSAITSLSHAADWAFMLAFAGLGLEIDVDELRSTGYRPVLVVLVGLVVVSTTVLLVVNGLF; this is encoded by the coding sequence GTGGTAAGGCGAATACGACGGCTGCTGCCGGGACTCCTGGCGCTCGTTGCGATCGGCCTCGCCGCCCGTACCGTCGCATCGGTGGTGCCTTCGGCGAACTATCTCATCGTGACGATCGTCATCGGAATCGTCGTTGCCAACACCTACGGCGTCCCTTCGTGGACACAGCCGGGCGTCGGGACCCACACCGTCTGGCTCGAAACCGGTATCGTGGTGATGGGCGCGAGCGTCGCGCTCGATCGCGTTCTCGCCGCCGGGCCTCGCATCCTGTTACTCGTTGTCAGCACCGTTCTCGCGACCCTCGTGGTCGTCGAAGTGCTCGCCCGCGCGGTGTTCGCTATCCACGAGGAGACCGGATCGCTGCTCGCCGCGGGATCGAGCATCTGTGGCGTGTCGGCGGTCGTCGCCATCGCCGAAAGCATCGACGCCGACGAAACCCGGATCGCCTACGCCGCCGCCACGGTGTTGCTGTTCGACGCGGCGACGCTGTTCGTCTACCCGCTGGTCGGCCACGCGCTCCAGCTCTCCGATACCGTCTTCGGCATCTGGGCCGGGCTGACGATGTTCAGCACCGGGCCCGTGACCGCTGCCGGGTTCGCGTTCTCCGAGGCTGCCGGCGAGTGGGCACTGCTCGTCAAACTCACCCGAAACGCGCTGATCGGGCTCGCCGCCATCGGCTACGCACTCCACTACGCCCGACGGACGGAGGGATCGGGAGCCGCCGAAAGCGTTGCCGGTGGAGCGACTCACCTCTGGGCGACGTTTCCGAAGTTCGTCCTCGGGTTTCTGGGGGTGATGCTCGTCGCCAACCTCGGCCTCCTCGGCGATTCCGCGATCACGTCGCTCTCGCACGCCGCCGACTGGGCGTTCATGCTCGCGTTCGCGGGACTCGGACTCGAAATCGATGTCGACGAACTCCGCTCGACCGGCTACCGGCCAGTCCTCGTGGTGCTCGTCGGACTGGTCGTCGTCAGCACTACTGTCCTGTTGGTGGTCAACGGACTGTTCTGA
- a CDS encoding RNA methyltransferase translates to MYVFELGGEDDAFAAREAASAATDVEVVAPGLALACEVEHERVRTLAYTHRASRLIGRTNATVSDATALLGDAALDVEGTVAVRARDVRRTTGIDTPTVERRLGGVLTDRGFAVDLDDPDHELRALFADGTCVLGWLVTESVRDFGPRKPTKKPFFKPGSMDPLLARALVNIAGARSGHRLVDPMCGTGGILVEAGLVGACVVGFDTQATMARGAARNLTHYLDGEGGPGFATAQSDATRLPLCDDAADAVVFDAPYGRQSKIEGDLDGVVAGALTEARRIADRAVVVGDQPWTTAAREADWNVEATFERRVHRSLVRHIAILG, encoded by the coding sequence GTGTACGTGTTCGAACTCGGCGGGGAGGACGACGCGTTCGCCGCCCGCGAGGCAGCGAGCGCGGCGACCGATGTCGAGGTCGTCGCGCCGGGACTCGCGCTCGCCTGCGAGGTCGAACACGAACGGGTCCGAACGCTCGCGTACACTCACCGGGCGAGTCGGCTGATCGGTCGAACCAACGCCACCGTTTCGGACGCCACGGCACTCCTCGGCGACGCGGCGCTCGACGTCGAAGGAACGGTCGCGGTCCGGGCGCGCGACGTGCGCCGCACGACCGGGATCGACACCCCGACCGTCGAACGACGCCTCGGTGGCGTACTCACCGACCGGGGGTTCGCGGTCGATCTCGACGACCCCGATCACGAGCTCCGGGCGCTGTTCGCGGACGGGACCTGCGTACTCGGGTGGCTCGTCACGGAGAGCGTCCGGGACTTCGGCCCGCGCAAACCCACCAAGAAACCCTTCTTCAAACCCGGGTCGATGGACCCGTTGCTCGCACGCGCCCTCGTCAACATCGCGGGCGCGCGGTCCGGACATCGGCTCGTCGATCCGATGTGCGGCACAGGAGGTATCCTCGTCGAGGCGGGGCTCGTCGGGGCGTGCGTCGTCGGCTTCGACACCCAGGCGACGATGGCCCGCGGCGCGGCGCGAAATCTCACACACTACCTCGACGGCGAAGGTGGTCCCGGATTCGCTACCGCGCAATCCGACGCGACCAGACTGCCGCTGTGTGACGACGCGGCCGACGCCGTCGTGTTCGACGCACCGTACGGCCGCCAGTCGAAGATCGAGGGCGATCTCGATGGCGTGGTGGCCGGTGCGCTCACGGAAGCACGGCGGATCGCCGACCGGGCCGTGGTGGTCGGCGATCAGCCGTGGACGACTGCGGCGCGCGAGGCGGACTGGAACGTCGAGGCAACCTTCGAACGACGGGTCCACCGCTCGCTGGTGCGCCACATTGCGATCCTCGGCTGA